Proteins found in one Cellulomonas palmilytica genomic segment:
- a CDS encoding dipeptide ABC transporter ATP-binding protein produces MSVDLHDRPSLATLEARPTGTAALAVRDLVVGLERPAARRGAAGRDSEPVPIVRGVSLDVPAGSVVGLVGESGSGKTLTALAVAGLLPAGVEVWSGGVDVVGRDVRALAPRDRRAHLAAHVGVVFQNPTPALNPRLRIGRQVAEALPAGTPRRAAREQVAQLLRDVGIDDVAKTAHAFPHELSGGLNQRVVIAMALARSPRLLIADEPTTALDVSVQAQVLDLLDDLRERHGLGVLLVSHDIGVIADRTHHVHVMSQGVVVESGPTRDVLERPQHEYTQRLLAAVPSRLERARVTPRASSPAADEVAPQLVVRDLRRAFALRGAHGRTRHVALDGVDLTIRQGAALGLVGESGSGKTTLARIVVGLERADSGTVEHDGLDATRLDRAQRRAWRRDVQYVFQDPYGSLDPRLTVAQTLREPLELTLGLSRREAERQVADLLDEVELPRAFAQRLPGELSGGQRQRVGIARALATRPRLVVADEPVSALDLSVQARILRLLERLRAERGLTYLFISHDLGVGRFLCDDVVVLRAGRIVEQGRTRDVLDDPQHPYTRALVAAVPGQGTA; encoded by the coding sequence ATGAGCGTCGACCTGCACGACCGTCCGTCGCTCGCCACGCTCGAGGCCCGGCCGACCGGCACCGCCGCGCTCGCCGTGCGCGACCTCGTCGTGGGCCTGGAACGGCCGGCGGCACGACGAGGCGCGGCGGGCCGGGACTCCGAGCCCGTGCCGATCGTCCGCGGGGTGTCCCTCGACGTCCCCGCGGGGTCGGTCGTCGGGCTCGTCGGGGAGTCCGGCTCGGGCAAGACGCTCACCGCGCTCGCGGTGGCCGGCCTGCTGCCCGCCGGCGTCGAGGTCTGGTCGGGCGGCGTGGACGTCGTCGGGCGTGACGTGCGCGCGCTCGCGCCGCGGGACCGGCGGGCCCACCTCGCCGCGCACGTCGGCGTCGTGTTCCAGAACCCGACGCCTGCGCTCAACCCGCGCCTGCGCATCGGGCGCCAGGTCGCGGAGGCGCTGCCCGCGGGCACGCCGCGGCGTGCGGCGCGCGAGCAGGTCGCGCAGCTGCTGCGCGACGTCGGCATCGACGACGTGGCCAAGACCGCGCACGCCTTCCCGCACGAGCTGTCCGGCGGGCTCAACCAGCGCGTCGTCATCGCGATGGCGCTCGCGCGCTCGCCGCGCCTGCTCATCGCCGACGAGCCGACGACCGCGCTCGACGTGTCGGTGCAGGCGCAGGTGCTCGACCTGCTGGACGACCTGCGCGAGCGGCACGGGCTCGGCGTGCTGCTCGTCAGCCACGACATCGGCGTGATCGCCGACCGCACGCACCACGTGCACGTCATGTCGCAGGGCGTCGTCGTCGAGTCCGGCCCGACGCGCGACGTGCTCGAGCGGCCGCAGCACGAGTACACGCAGCGCCTGCTCGCCGCGGTGCCCAGTCGTCTCGAGCGCGCCCGGGTGACGCCGCGCGCGTCGTCGCCCGCCGCCGACGAGGTCGCGCCGCAGCTCGTCGTGCGGGACCTGCGCCGGGCGTTCGCGCTGCGCGGTGCCCACGGCCGCACACGGCACGTCGCGCTCGACGGCGTCGACCTCACGATCCGGCAGGGCGCCGCGCTCGGCCTCGTCGGGGAGTCCGGCTCGGGCAAGACGACGCTCGCACGCATCGTCGTCGGCCTCGAGCGCGCCGACTCGGGCACGGTCGAGCACGACGGCCTCGACGCGACGCGGCTCGACCGCGCGCAGCGGCGCGCGTGGCGCCGCGACGTGCAGTACGTGTTCCAGGACCCGTACGGCTCCCTCGACCCACGTCTCACGGTCGCGCAGACGCTGCGCGAGCCGCTCGAGCTCACGCTCGGCCTGAGCCGCCGCGAGGCCGAGCGGCAGGTCGCCGACCTGCTCGACGAGGTCGAGCTGCCGCGCGCGTTCGCGCAGCGGCTGCCCGGCGAGCTGTCGGGCGGGCAGCGCCAGCGCGTGGGCATCGCGCGGGCGCTCGCGACCCGGCCGCGCCTCGTCGTCGCCGACGAGCCCGTCTCCGCCCTCGACCTGTCCGTGCAGGCGCGCATCCTGCGCCTGCTCGAGCGGCTGCGCGCCGAGCGCGGCCTGACCTACCTGTTCATCTCGCATGACCTGGGTGTCGGGCGGTTCCTGTGCGACGACGTCGTGGTGCTGCGCGCCGGGCGGATCGTCGAGCAGGGCCGCACCCGGGACGTGCTGGACGACCCGCAGCACCCGTACACCCGCGCCTTGGTCGCCGCGGTCCCCGGCCAGGGCACCGCATGA
- a CDS encoding ABC transporter permease encodes MTAELAAVVVDGATSTSVREVAAPRRRARLSVGTWVGASLLALVVAATVVGPLLVADPYAQDFTAILQAPSAEHWFGTDELGRDLLARTVHGGRTALAVTAVASLVASVLGLGLAVAGALFGGVVDAIGGRLADVQLAVPSIVLAIVILSFVGNSFVPIVVVLVLGAWVLTFRVIRGHARAVVAQPYVEAARVAGAGRGAVACRHVVPSVLPLFFVAVTLSASAVLLLESSLGFLGLGVQPPQPDWGQMVSAGQARLATAPWLSLVPGVALIVTIVALQLLGDGLAERFGAGRTGASSKGVDR; translated from the coding sequence ATGACCGCCGAGCTCGCCGCCGTCGTCGTCGACGGCGCCACGTCCACCTCCGTCCGCGAGGTGGCCGCGCCGCGGCGCCGTGCGCGGCTCAGCGTGGGCACGTGGGTGGGCGCGTCGCTGCTCGCCCTCGTCGTCGCCGCCACGGTCGTCGGGCCGCTGCTGGTGGCCGACCCGTACGCGCAGGACTTCACGGCGATCCTGCAGGCGCCGTCGGCCGAGCACTGGTTCGGCACCGACGAGCTCGGACGGGACCTGCTCGCACGCACCGTGCACGGCGGGCGCACGGCGCTCGCGGTGACGGCGGTCGCGAGCCTCGTCGCGTCCGTGCTGGGCCTCGGCCTCGCCGTGGCCGGCGCGCTGTTCGGAGGCGTGGTCGACGCGATCGGCGGTCGGCTCGCGGACGTGCAGCTCGCGGTGCCGTCGATCGTGCTCGCGATCGTCATCCTGTCGTTCGTCGGCAACTCGTTCGTGCCGATCGTCGTCGTGCTCGTGCTGGGCGCCTGGGTGCTGACGTTCCGGGTGATCCGCGGGCACGCGCGTGCCGTCGTCGCGCAGCCGTACGTCGAGGCCGCGCGCGTGGCCGGCGCGGGCCGCGGTGCGGTCGCGTGCCGCCACGTGGTCCCGAGCGTGCTGCCGCTGTTCTTCGTCGCGGTGACCCTGTCCGCCTCGGCCGTGCTGCTGCTCGAGTCCAGCCTCGGGTTCCTGGGGCTCGGGGTGCAGCCGCCGCAGCCCGACTGGGGCCAGATGGTCTCGGCCGGGCAGGCGCGCCTCGCGACCGCCCCCTGGCTCTCGCTCGTCCCGGGCGTCGCCCTCATCGTCACGATCGTCGCCCTGCAGCTGCTGGGCGACGGCCTCGCGGAGCGGTTCGGCGCCGGCCGGACCGGCGCCTCGTCGAAGGGAGTCGACCGATGA
- a CDS encoding ABC transporter permease encodes MSVLTARPPAVPAASGTGPRLAAVARRLRPPVGWRYLGGRLLTGLVAVWGAATLVFFALYSTGNPALLLIAPDAPPEEAARLTAQLGFDRPVAVQYVSFLGAAVRGDFPDSLRYGADPVGIALERLPASLQLGFAGLALGILVGGTIGYVSATARSAFWRRVPLSFVVGLDAIPTFFFGILVTLVFAVNLGWLPATGGTGPAGLVLPALTLAVAFVPAIARVLRTAVLDTLGADHVRTARAKGLSRHVLVRRHVLGNSLGPTLSVVGIQAGVLLGGAVVTESIFGWPGIGQLSINAVQNRDYPLVIVCVLVIAVGFVLINLLVDVLAAIAEPRLRS; translated from the coding sequence ATGTCCGTCCTCACCGCCCGACCGCCCGCGGTACCCGCGGCGTCCGGCACCGGCCCGCGGCTCGCCGCGGTCGCGCGCCGCCTGCGTCCGCCCGTCGGCTGGCGTTACCTGGGCGGCCGCCTCCTCACGGGGCTGGTCGCCGTGTGGGGTGCCGCGACGCTCGTCTTCTTCGCGCTGTACTCGACCGGCAACCCCGCGCTGCTGCTCATCGCGCCCGACGCCCCGCCCGAGGAGGCCGCGCGGCTCACCGCGCAGCTCGGCTTCGACCGGCCCGTCGCGGTGCAGTACGTCAGCTTCCTCGGCGCCGCGGTGCGCGGTGACTTCCCGGACTCGCTGCGCTACGGCGCGGACCCGGTCGGGATCGCGCTCGAGCGGCTGCCCGCGAGCCTGCAGCTCGGGTTCGCGGGGCTCGCGCTCGGCATCCTGGTCGGCGGGACGATCGGGTACGTCTCGGCGACCGCACGCTCGGCGTTCTGGCGCCGCGTCCCGCTGTCGTTCGTCGTCGGGCTCGACGCGATCCCGACCTTCTTCTTCGGCATCCTCGTGACGCTCGTGTTCGCGGTGAACCTCGGCTGGCTCCCCGCGACCGGCGGGACCGGCCCGGCGGGCCTCGTGCTGCCGGCGCTCACGCTCGCGGTCGCGTTCGTCCCCGCGATCGCCCGCGTGCTGCGCACCGCGGTGCTCGACACGCTCGGCGCCGACCACGTGCGGACCGCGCGGGCCAAGGGTCTGTCGCGCCACGTGCTCGTGCGTCGCCACGTGCTCGGCAACTCGCTCGGCCCCACGCTCTCGGTCGTCGGCATCCAGGCGGGCGTGCTGCTCGGGGGAGCCGTGGTGACCGAGTCGATCTTCGGCTGGCCCGGCATCGGGCAGCTGTCCATCAACGCGGTCCAGAACCGCGACTACCCGCTGGTCATCGTCTGCGTGCTGGTCATCGCGGTCGGCTTCGTGCTGATCAACCTGCTCGTCGACGTCCTGGCCGCCATCGCCGAACCGAGGTTGCGCTCATGA
- the proB gene encoding glutamate 5-kinase: MTAPPLHDRAEIATASRVVVKVGSSSLTSPDGRLDPERLRALVDVLAKRRAAGGQVVLVSSGAIAAAIGPLGLAARPRDLATQQAAASVGQGLLVAHYTKAFADLGLRVGQVLLTADDTVRRVHYRNAHRALTRLLDLGVVPVINENDAVATDEIRFGDNDRLAALVSHLVHADALVLLTDVDALYTAAPSSPGARRISRVDSARDLEGIDVSRRGSAVGTGGMVTKLESVAIATASGIPVVLTSAAQAAQALAGDDVGTWFAATGRRKSIRLLWLAHAARVRGRLVLDEGAVKAVVERRTSLLPAGVTAVEGDFEAGDPVELVAPDGRVVARGLVAFGSDEVPSLLGRSTRDLRRELGAGYDRELVHRDDLVLTRRRVAS; the protein is encoded by the coding sequence GTGACCGCCCCTCCGTTGCACGACCGCGCCGAGATCGCCACGGCCTCGCGGGTCGTCGTCAAGGTCGGCTCGTCGTCCCTGACGAGCCCGGACGGAAGGCTCGACCCCGAGCGGCTCCGGGCGCTGGTCGACGTCCTCGCGAAGCGTCGCGCCGCGGGCGGCCAGGTCGTGCTCGTCTCGTCGGGTGCCATCGCCGCGGCGATCGGGCCGCTCGGCCTCGCGGCGCGCCCGCGGGACCTCGCGACGCAGCAGGCGGCCGCGTCGGTGGGGCAGGGGCTGCTCGTCGCGCACTACACGAAGGCGTTCGCGGACCTCGGCCTGCGCGTCGGGCAGGTGCTGCTCACCGCCGACGACACGGTCAGGCGCGTGCACTACCGCAACGCGCACCGCGCGCTGACGCGCCTGCTCGACCTCGGTGTCGTCCCCGTGATCAACGAGAACGACGCGGTCGCGACCGACGAGATCCGGTTCGGCGACAACGACCGCCTCGCGGCCCTCGTCTCCCACCTCGTGCACGCCGACGCACTCGTGCTGCTCACCGACGTGGACGCCCTGTACACGGCCGCACCGTCCTCGCCGGGAGCGCGGCGGATCTCGCGCGTCGACAGCGCGCGCGACCTCGAGGGCATCGACGTGTCGCGGCGCGGCTCGGCGGTCGGCACGGGCGGCATGGTCACCAAGCTCGAGTCGGTCGCGATCGCGACCGCGTCGGGCATCCCCGTGGTGCTGACCTCAGCCGCGCAGGCCGCCCAGGCGCTCGCGGGCGACGACGTCGGCACGTGGTTCGCGGCGACCGGTCGGCGCAAGTCGATCCGTCTGCTGTGGCTCGCGCACGCCGCGCGCGTCCGCGGTCGGCTCGTCCTCGACGAGGGCGCGGTCAAGGCCGTCGTCGAGCGGCGCACGTCGCTGCTGCCCGCGGGGGTCACCGCCGTCGAGGGCGACTTCGAGGCGGGGGACCCGGTCGAGCTCGTCGCCCCGGACGGGCGCGTCGTCGCGCGGGGTCTCGTGGCGTTCGGCTCCGACGAGGTGCCGAGCCTGCTCGGTCGATCGACGCGCGACCTGCGCCGCGAGCTCGGCGCGGGCTACGACCGTGAGCTCGTCCACCGCGACGACCTCGTGCTCACCCGCCGCCGCGTCGCCTCCTGA
- the obgE gene encoding GTPase ObgE codes for MATFVDRVVLHATGGDGGHGCASIHREKFKPLAGPDGGNGGNGGSVILRVDPQVTTLLEFHHLPHRRASSGTQGMGDHRAGATGEDLVLGVPDGTVVKTPDGEVVADLVGVGAEYVVASGGRGGLGNAALASPRRKAPGFALLGEPGESADVVLELKTIADVALVGYPSAGKSSLVAAISAARPKIADYPFTTLVPNLGVVQAGDARYTVADVPGLIPGASEGRGLGLEFLRHVERCAVLVHVLDCATLEPGRDPLSDLDVIESELAAYAGDLEIEGGRVPLTERPRVVVLNKIDVPEARDLAELVRPELEARGLRVFEVSTASHEGLRPLTFALAQIVETARREAPAPEATRVVLRPRAVDDAGFTVTRREAGGEVWFQVRGEKPERWVRQTDFNNDEAVGYLADRLARLGVEERLFAAGAVAGDEVRIGPETNSVVFDWEPTLVTGAELLGARGTDLRLEDHSRPTRGEKRAEFKERMDAKAAARAELRSEREHGVWTDPDAD; via the coding sequence GTGGCGACGTTCGTCGACCGCGTGGTGCTGCACGCGACCGGTGGTGACGGCGGGCACGGCTGCGCCTCCATCCACCGCGAGAAGTTCAAGCCGCTCGCCGGCCCCGACGGCGGCAACGGAGGAAACGGCGGCTCGGTGATCCTGCGGGTCGACCCGCAGGTCACCACGCTGCTCGAGTTCCACCACCTGCCGCACCGGCGCGCCTCGTCCGGCACGCAGGGCATGGGGGACCACCGCGCGGGTGCGACCGGTGAGGACCTCGTCCTCGGTGTCCCGGACGGCACGGTCGTCAAGACCCCGGACGGCGAGGTCGTCGCCGACCTCGTGGGCGTCGGCGCCGAGTACGTCGTCGCGTCCGGCGGCCGCGGCGGACTGGGCAACGCGGCCCTCGCGTCGCCGCGCCGCAAGGCGCCCGGCTTCGCGCTGCTCGGCGAGCCGGGGGAGAGCGCCGACGTCGTGCTCGAGCTCAAGACGATCGCCGACGTCGCGCTCGTCGGGTACCCGTCGGCGGGCAAGTCGAGCCTCGTGGCCGCGATCTCCGCGGCGCGCCCGAAGATCGCCGACTACCCGTTCACGACGCTCGTGCCGAACCTCGGCGTCGTGCAGGCGGGCGACGCGCGCTACACGGTCGCGGACGTCCCGGGGCTCATCCCGGGTGCGTCCGAGGGGCGCGGGCTGGGCCTGGAGTTCCTGCGGCACGTCGAGCGCTGCGCCGTGCTCGTCCACGTGCTCGACTGCGCGACGCTCGAGCCGGGCCGCGACCCGCTGTCCGACCTCGACGTCATCGAGTCCGAGCTCGCGGCGTACGCCGGCGACCTGGAGATCGAGGGCGGCCGCGTGCCGCTGACCGAGCGTCCGCGCGTCGTCGTGCTCAACAAGATCGACGTCCCCGAGGCCCGCGACCTCGCGGAGCTGGTACGTCCCGAGCTCGAGGCGCGCGGCCTGCGCGTGTTCGAGGTGTCGACCGCGAGTCACGAGGGGCTGCGCCCGCTGACGTTCGCGCTCGCGCAGATCGTCGAGACGGCGCGCCGCGAGGCGCCCGCGCCCGAGGCGACGCGCGTCGTGCTGCGGCCGCGTGCGGTCGACGACGCGGGCTTCACCGTCACGCGGCGCGAGGCCGGGGGCGAGGTCTGGTTCCAGGTGCGCGGCGAGAAGCCCGAGCGCTGGGTGCGCCAGACCGACTTCAACAACGACGAGGCGGTGGGCTACCTCGCGGACCGCCTCGCGCGGCTCGGCGTCGAGGAGCGGCTGTTCGCGGCCGGTGCCGTGGCCGGCGACGAGGTGCGCATCGGCCCGGAGACGAACTCCGTGGTGTTCGACTGGGAGCCGACGCTGGTCACGGGTGCCGAGCTGCTCGGCGCGCGCGGCACGGACCTGCGCCTCGAGGACCACTCGCGTCCGACGCGCGGCGAGAAGCGCGCCGAGTTCAAGGAGCGCATGGACGCGAAGGCGGCCGCGCGTGCCGAGCTGCGCTCCGAGCGTGAGCACGGCGTGTGGACCGACCCCGACGCCGACTGA
- the rpmA gene encoding 50S ribosomal protein L27, translated as MAHKKGASSSRNGRDSNAQRLGVKRFGGQVVKAGEIIVRQRGTHFHPGNNVGRGGDDTLFALAAGAVQFGTRRGRKVVDIVAAEA; from the coding sequence ATGGCACACAAGAAGGGCGCGAGCTCCTCGCGCAACGGTCGCGACTCGAACGCCCAGCGCCTGGGCGTGAAGCGCTTCGGTGGCCAGGTCGTCAAGGCCGGCGAGATCATCGTCCGCCAGCGCGGCACCCACTTCCACCCCGGCAACAACGTGGGTCGCGGTGGCGACGACACGCTGTTCGCGCTGGCTGCCGGTGCGGTGCAGTTCGGCACGCGCCGCGGCCGCAAGGTCGTCGACATCGTCGCTGCCGAGGCCTGA
- the rplU gene encoding 50S ribosomal protein L21, which yields MVYAIVKAGGRQEKVAVGDVVVVDRLAAEAGSTVELPALLLVDGEKVTTDAGALAKVKVTAEVVRDEKGPKIDILKYKNKTGYRKRQGHRQALTRLKVTGIK from the coding sequence GTGGTGTACGCGATCGTGAAGGCCGGCGGCCGCCAGGAGAAGGTCGCCGTCGGCGACGTCGTCGTCGTCGACCGTCTCGCCGCCGAGGCGGGTTCGACGGTCGAGCTGCCGGCACTCCTGCTCGTCGACGGCGAGAAGGTGACCACCGACGCGGGTGCGCTCGCGAAGGTCAAGGTCACGGCGGAGGTCGTCCGGGACGAGAAGGGCCCGAAGATCGACATCCTCAAGTACAAGAACAAGACCGGCTACCGCAAGCGCCAGGGCCACCGTCAGGCCCTCACGCGCCTCAAGGTCACCGGCATCAAGTGA
- a CDS encoding Rne/Rng family ribonuclease, with protein sequence MTDQNTPELDAAAAPSVDGGEPTTTRPRRRRASRPAAPPEVVASDAAADTPVEAVSAEAAAEPSDEKAAADTPAADKPAKARRTRAKKVAAPDTADAAAPGTAEAAAPEKAAPEASDAASAEAPAKPARRRRAATRPVATPVPVDAALVDAPAETPVDAPVEDAETPAAAEKPARRRSRRATTAPEPVVEETSEEDEEEAAEQDADAATDEAPAEPASESAPETAAPLAPRLATTALLFQAPDLTAARPRRRRATSSAGSPEEISQAARHAAEAAPEAAPDDVDASALAESVEGVAGETGDDAQGERPSRRRGRRGRGARAEGGQDKPEEKTGSDETAEPVAADVEDATGDVTADADAATSSEETEDETAEGTSAQRRRRRRGGRGRRRSETTDRDDEAEGAEQASGDAEAADEPEGDEGDDEQGEGGSSRRRRRRRRGSRSGEGDGGAEPRRRGDEVTALRGSTRLEAKRQRRREGRDAGRRRQIITEAEFLARRESVERSMIVREKDGRTQIAVLEDGVLVEHYVSNQQQASMVGNVYLGRVQNVLPSMEAAFVDVGKGRNAVLYAGEVNWDAAGLEGQPRRIEQALKSGDSVLVQVTKDPIGHKGARLTSQVTLAGRYLVYVPGGGMTGISRKLPDTERNRLKKILREVVPDSAGVIVRTAAEGASEDELRADIARLQSQWEAIEKKSRTASAPALLQGEPDMAIRVVRDIFNDDFSSLVVQGDDAWSTISSYIDELAPDLAQKVSKYTGTGDVFSAHRIDEQLTKGMDRKVWLPSGGSLVIDRTEAMTVVDVNTGKFTGSGGTLEETVTRNNLEAAEEIVRQLRLRDIGGIIVIDFIDMVLESNRDLVLRRLVECLGRDRTKHQVAEVTSLGLVQMTRKRVGQGLVEAFSETCEHCHGRGFIVHDQPVEKNPRPDAGAPQPAATDEPKRSRRKRGGAKETAPAAAHAGVPVLPQERSAVKATLATIAAAAAHAHEHDHEHDHEHLGDAPAPEPAVTGVEATAAPVEPAAEPVTEPAAELVVDTVVESVAATSETVDVDAPEGGTGEPDKASGPELDVLAELSSLRKEHAPAERLELTPVDPSVFVTFDADEASQDEGAADDAG encoded by the coding sequence GTGACCGACCAGAACACCCCCGAGCTGGACGCAGCAGCAGCACCGAGCGTGGACGGGGGTGAGCCGACGACCACGCGCCCGCGTCGTCGTCGCGCGTCGCGCCCCGCCGCTCCGCCCGAGGTGGTCGCGAGCGACGCCGCCGCGGACACGCCCGTCGAGGCGGTCTCCGCCGAGGCCGCGGCCGAGCCGTCCGACGAGAAGGCCGCGGCAGACACGCCGGCAGCGGACAAGCCCGCGAAGGCCCGTCGCACCCGCGCGAAGAAGGTCGCGGCGCCGGACACCGCCGACGCCGCCGCGCCGGGAACCGCCGAGGCCGCCGCGCCGGAGAAGGCCGCGCCGGAGGCTTCGGACGCCGCCTCTGCCGAGGCCCCGGCCAAGCCCGCCCGCCGTCGCCGTGCCGCGACGCGCCCGGTCGCCACCCCCGTCCCCGTCGACGCCGCGCTCGTCGACGCGCCCGCCGAGACGCCGGTCGACGCCCCGGTCGAGGACGCCGAGACGCCGGCAGCGGCGGAGAAGCCGGCTCGCCGGCGCTCGCGCCGCGCCACCACTGCCCCGGAGCCCGTCGTCGAGGAGACCTCCGAGGAGGACGAGGAGGAGGCGGCCGAGCAGGACGCCGACGCCGCGACCGACGAGGCACCCGCCGAGCCCGCGTCCGAGAGCGCACCCGAGACGGCCGCGCCGCTCGCTCCGCGCCTCGCGACCACCGCGCTGCTGTTCCAGGCCCCCGACCTCACCGCGGCCCGGCCGCGGCGTCGTCGTGCGACCTCGAGCGCCGGGTCACCCGAGGAGATCTCGCAGGCGGCCCGCCACGCGGCCGAGGCCGCTCCTGAGGCCGCTCCCGACGATGTCGACGCCTCGGCCCTCGCCGAGTCCGTCGAGGGCGTCGCGGGCGAGACCGGCGACGACGCGCAGGGCGAGCGCCCGAGTCGTCGTCGCGGCCGCCGCGGTCGCGGTGCGCGCGCCGAGGGCGGGCAGGACAAGCCCGAGGAGAAGACCGGGTCCGACGAGACCGCCGAGCCCGTCGCGGCCGACGTCGAGGACGCGACCGGTGACGTGACGGCGGACGCCGACGCCGCGACGTCGTCGGAGGAGACCGAGGACGAGACCGCCGAGGGGACCTCGGCCCAGCGCCGTCGTCGTCGCCGCGGTGGCCGTGGGCGCCGCCGGTCCGAGACCACCGACCGTGACGACGAGGCCGAGGGCGCCGAGCAGGCGTCCGGCGACGCCGAGGCCGCCGACGAGCCCGAGGGTGACGAGGGCGACGACGAGCAGGGCGAGGGCGGCTCGAGCCGTCGCCGCCGCCGCCGTCGTCGCGGGTCGCGCTCCGGCGAGGGCGACGGTGGCGCCGAGCCGCGTCGCCGGGGCGACGAGGTGACCGCGCTGCGCGGGTCGACGCGCCTCGAGGCGAAGCGTCAGCGTCGCCGTGAGGGCCGCGACGCCGGCCGTCGCCGCCAGATCATCACCGAGGCCGAGTTCCTGGCGCGCCGCGAGTCGGTCGAGCGGTCGATGATCGTCCGCGAGAAGGACGGCCGCACGCAGATCGCCGTGCTCGAGGACGGCGTGCTCGTCGAGCACTACGTCTCCAACCAGCAGCAGGCGTCGATGGTCGGCAACGTGTACCTCGGCCGCGTGCAGAACGTCCTGCCGAGCATGGAGGCCGCGTTCGTCGACGTCGGCAAGGGCCGCAACGCCGTGCTCTACGCGGGCGAGGTGAACTGGGACGCGGCCGGGCTCGAGGGTCAGCCGCGCCGCATCGAGCAGGCGCTGAAGTCCGGCGACTCGGTGCTCGTGCAGGTCACCAAGGACCCGATCGGCCACAAGGGTGCGCGCCTGACCTCGCAGGTCACGCTCGCCGGCCGCTACCTGGTCTACGTGCCGGGCGGCGGCATGACCGGCATCAGCCGCAAGCTCCCCGACACCGAGCGCAACCGCCTCAAGAAGATCCTGCGCGAGGTCGTGCCGGACTCCGCGGGCGTGATCGTGCGCACCGCCGCCGAGGGCGCGAGCGAGGACGAGCTGCGTGCCGACATCGCGCGCCTGCAGTCGCAGTGGGAGGCCATCGAGAAGAAGTCGAGGACCGCGTCGGCGCCCGCGCTGCTGCAGGGCGAGCCGGACATGGCGATCCGCGTGGTCCGCGACATCTTCAACGACGACTTCTCGTCGCTCGTCGTCCAGGGCGACGACGCGTGGTCGACCATCTCGTCGTACATCGACGAGCTCGCGCCCGACCTCGCGCAGAAGGTCTCCAAGTACACGGGCACGGGTGACGTGTTCTCGGCGCACCGTATCGACGAGCAGCTCACCAAGGGCATGGACCGCAAGGTCTGGCTGCCCTCGGGCGGCTCGCTCGTGATCGACCGCACCGAGGCGATGACGGTCGTCGACGTCAACACCGGCAAGTTCACCGGCTCGGGCGGCACGCTCGAGGAGACCGTCACGCGCAACAACCTCGAGGCCGCGGAGGAGATCGTCCGGCAGCTGAGGCTGCGCGACATCGGCGGCATCATCGTCATCGACTTCATCGACATGGTGCTCGAGTCCAACCGTGACCTCGTGCTGCGCCGGCTCGTCGAGTGCCTCGGGCGGGACCGCACCAAGCACCAGGTCGCCGAGGTGACGTCGCTCGGCCTCGTCCAGATGACGCGCAAGCGCGTGGGCCAGGGGCTCGTCGAGGCGTTCTCGGAGACGTGCGAGCACTGCCACGGGCGCGGCTTCATCGTGCACGACCAGCCGGTCGAGAAGAACCCGCGGCCCGACGCTGGCGCGCCGCAGCCCGCCGCGACCGACGAGCCCAAGCGCTCGCGTCGCAAGCGCGGCGGGGCGAAGGAGACGGCCCCCGCGGCCGCGCACGCCGGCGTCCCGGTGCTCCCGCAGGAGCGCTCGGCCGTGAAGGCGACGCTCGCGACGATCGCCGCGGCGGCTGCGCACGCCCACGAGCACGACCATGAGCACGACCACGAGCACCTCGGGGACGCCCCGGCGCCCGAGCCGGCCGTGACGGGCGTCGAGGCCACCGCCGCGCCGGTGGAGCCCGCGGCCGAGCCGGTCACGGAGCCGGCGGCGGAGCTCGTCGTCGACACCGTCGTCGAGTCCGTCGCGGCGACGTCAGAGACGGTGGACGTCGACGCGCCCGAGGGCGGGACGGGGGAGCCCGACAAGGCCTCCGGACCCGAGCTCGACGTGCTCGCCGAGCTCTCGTCGCTGCGCAAGGAGCACGCCCCCGCGGAGCGGCTCGAGCTGACCCCGGTCGACCCGTCGGTCTTCGTGACGTTCGACGCCGACGAGGCGTCGCAGGACGAGGGCGCGGCGGACGACGCCGGCTGA